The sequence CCTCGCGCAGGCATTTGAGCACCGACAATCCATCCCGCTTGGGCAGCATGACGTCGATGAGCCAGAGGTCGTAATCGGTCTTGCGGGCCATGTCGAGCCCCTCTTCGCCGTCGTGGGCCACATCCGCCTCGTAACCGAAATTGCCCAGACCCTTGCGCAGGAAATCCGCGGCGGAATGATCGTCCTCGATGATCAGGAACTTCACGGCAATTCCCCCTGCCTAAGATGACATCCCGATTCTAATTCACCCCCTTTGCCCGGCGGAAATTACAAAGGGTTAAGGTGAAGCAGGTTTAATCCCCCTGTCACGGGTATGCGGCTATCCTTGATGGGGATGAACCCGGGAGACGATCCAGCCATGACCGGTACGCCCCTTCCCCTCTACGAGGTGGAATTCATCCCGGTGGAAAGGCGCTTGCGGGAACGCCGCCAGGCCAACCCCACCGCGCGGTGGAACGGCGTCGAGCGCCGCCGCGGCGAGCGCCGCCAGCCGGAGACCCCGCCCGTGCGGCCGGTTGCCTGATCACACCAGCTCGACCTTCGCCTCACCCGCTTCGAGGGTGCCGATTTCGGCGTGCAAGGGTTCCGCGCCAGGCGCGCTCCCAGACCACGGACACCGGAACTCGCCCCCGGGTCGGAACCGGGTTCCGTCACTTTCGCCTTTGTCCTTGGGCAAACGCTGATTCATTCCCCTCTCCACCCCACAAGGAGCGCAAGGCAGGCTGATTGGCCAATGACATCAGCGAGTTACAGTCCAGCTCCTTGGAGAGGGCATCTTCAGCGTTTCCCAAAAAATCCGGTAACCCTTGGGGACAAGAGCGACCACGGCTTGCTTTGACGCCCCCTCACCCTGCCCTCTGACCGCGAAGGAGAAGGGCCTTACCCGCCACCGCAGGCACGGTCCGGCGATCAGGTAAGGTTTGCCGCCAGCACGTCCCTGATTTCACCGGGATGATGGGCGACGGCCCAATGCCACTGCCCAAATCCCCCCTGCGCCGTCACCGCTTGCGTCCATTCGTCAAGATAGCGATGCTTCACGGCATCTTCCTCGCTTTCCCTGCCCTTTGTTTCCAGTACGAGCATGGTCCCGTTGGCAAGGCGCACCAGAAAATCCGGCCGATACTTGCGTATCACGCCGCGATAGACATACAGGATCTCGAACCCCAGGTGATCATTTTTCGCCCATGCGGCCACGGATTCGCTATTGTCGAGCACAAAGGCCGCCGATGCCTCCCAGGTGCTGTCGTAAACGCACACGTTAATGTGCGACTTCTTGGTACGCTCGCAGGGCTTGCCGGTATACCAGGTGCGCGTCTCGGCCGTGGATCGGATAGGGTGGTCGCGGTCGAAGACCGGTGTGAGTCTCTCCGTATTCTCCTGCCGTACGGCCTCCCAGACGTGCTGGACGACTCGCGACATGTTGAGGGTGATGAGTAGCCGCCGGCGCAGTTCGTCCTGGTAGAAGAGGGGCGGCGAGATGGCGATCCGGTCGGAGCGGATAAATTGCTCGACGATCCGCACCAATTGCGCCAGCAAGACTTCGCGGCTCCCTTGCCAGGTGTGTTTCATCTGGTCGAAGACATCCCGCGCGGTCTCGAAAATGATGCGCTGGGTGCGGAATTCCCGCGCCAGCCGTTCCAGTTCGATGCGCTCGATCTTTGTCACATCCGGCTTACCCGCGATGATCGGCGCGAGCTCCGCTACCTGAGGCGTTTGGGAGGCGTCCAGCACCAGCGGACGCACCGCCGCCCAATCCAGCGCCAGCCTGGGTTGAAACACGCGCTCAATGCGCACGACGTTTGGCCAGCGAATCTCGTACTGCGCTTTGGCTGGATCGGGCTCGACGGCAGTCTTCGGCTGCGGCGGCGGAGGCGGGCCGCCCTCCCCTTCTTCATGAGGCAGGAAGGTGAAAGGCACGCCGAAGATGTTGACGTACTCGGGCTCGAGCAGGCCCGTCTCCTGGTTTAGATCGTAGGACGTGCGCCGCAGGCCTCGGCCTACCACCTGCTCGCACAGAAGCTGCGACGTGAAGGCCCGCAGCCCCATGATGTGCGTGACCGTCTTGGCATCCCACCCTTCGGAGAGCATGCCGACCGAAATGACATTTTGAATCTTTTCGCCGGGCTGTCCGGCCTTGCCCACCGTGTCCACGGTCTGACGCAGCAGTTCCGCCTGCTCGGTCTTGGTCAATTGACGTTCGGGTGGGGCTGTCTGCTCTGCTTCTGCTTCGTCATCAGGCTCCCTCTCCCCTTGGGAGAGGGTTGGGGTGAGGGCTTCTTCCTGCGCTTCGGCCTGGTCCAGCACTTTGGAGTCGATGTGCAGGATGCGCTCCGGGTCGCACAGCTCGTCAATGTGGATGCGCCTAGTATCAAACGCGTGCTTGATCCGCGCCGCCGTTTCCGTCCGGTTGCATACCGTGATCATCACCGGTGGGGTGCGCAGCCCGGCGGCCTGCCACGCCCTCAACGTCTCGCGCCAGTCGTAGCCCAACAAGTAGTAGGCATTCAGCACCAGATCGGGCAGCGGCTCATCGGGGTTGGCCCGCCGGTTCAGGTCGTCCTTCACATCCGGGTCGTTATAGATGTGGTACAGGCGTGACTTGTAGGTTTGGGCGTTTGGCACGGCGTCGTCGCGGACCACCACCCGCGGGGTCTTCACCAAACCCGATTCGATGGCATCGTTCAAGCCAAAGTCGCTGACGATCCAGCCGAAGAGCGCCTCCTCGCTGCTTCGCTTACCCGAAGGCGTGAAAGGCGTGGCGGTAAAGTCATAGCAGGTGAGGATGCCCCGTGTCCGCTGTAGTCGGTCCAGGCCGCCGATCCACACCGTCGCCTCCTCGGCACTGTCCTTGAGGTCGCGCTGACGAAGGTACTTGCCCTCGGCCTCCCAGTTCACGCGCCAAGCATGATGCGCCTCATCGTTGATCACAAGGAGATTGCGCGCATTGGCCATCTCTCCCAGCACCTCGCGGGTATAGGCTTCGTCGCTCTTCGCGCCCCGCTTGTCCACGGTCTTGCGCTTTTTCAGTTGCGCCTCGGATTCCCAGGCCAGGGCATGCCAGTTGCGCACCAGCACCTTTCCCTGACGCAGTTTGTCGAGCAGGCCTGATGGAACAATGTCGAACGCTTCGTAGTAATTGCCTTCGGCCGCGGGTTCCAGCACGGCCAGCCGCTTCTTCACCGTCAGTCCTGGGGCGATCACCAGCACGTTCTTGGAAAAGCGGGCATCCTGGGGATTTGCCACCTTGTTGAGGATGTGCCAGGCGATGGTCATGGCCATGACGATGGTCTTGCCCGTACCGGTCGCCATCTTGCAGCATCGGCGAAGAAAATCCCCACCGTCCCCCGGAATCTCGATGCCCACGCGCTCCGCCGCCGGCGCCTCAATAAGCCAGATGAGCGTTTCCACCGCCTCCAACTGGCAGAAGAAAAACCGCCGTCGGTCGAATTCCTCCGGATCACGCCAATGCGCCAGCAGCCGCTTGGTGATGCTGGTGACCCCCGGATACCCGGCCTCGCGCCAGGCCTTGACCCGCGGGCGGATCTGGTTGACCAAGGGGATTTCGATAAAAATGCCCGGGTCATCAAACGATTTCGATCCCGGCGTTGCCACCACGTACCCCGC comes from Burkholderiales bacterium and encodes:
- a CDS encoding DEAD/DEAH box helicase family protein; amino-acid sequence: MARTTIDRLIINSPYEEPQRYWRYDRETRTFDLVEGRRPAGYVVATPGSKSFDDPGIFIEIPLVNQIRPRVKAWREAGYPGVTSITKRLLAHWRDPEEFDRRRFFFCQLEAVETLIWLIEAPAAERVGIEIPGDGGDFLRRCCKMATGTGKTIVMAMTIAWHILNKVANPQDARFSKNVLVIAPGLTVKKRLAVLEPAAEGNYYEAFDIVPSGLLDKLRQGKVLVRNWHALAWESEAQLKKRKTVDKRGAKSDEAYTREVLGEMANARNLLVINDEAHHAWRVNWEAEGKYLRQRDLKDSAEEATVWIGGLDRLQRTRGILTCYDFTATPFTPSGKRSSEEALFGWIVSDFGLNDAIESGLVKTPRVVVRDDAVPNAQTYKSRLYHIYNDPDVKDDLNRRANPDEPLPDLVLNAYYLLGYDWRETLRAWQAAGLRTPPVMITVCNRTETAARIKHAFDTRRIHIDELCDPERILHIDSKVLDQAEAQEEALTPTLSQGEREPDDEAEAEQTAPPERQLTKTEQAELLRQTVDTVGKAGQPGEKIQNVISVGMLSEGWDAKTVTHIMGLRAFTSQLLCEQVVGRGLRRTSYDLNQETGLLEPEYVNIFGVPFTFLPHEEGEGGPPPPPQPKTAVEPDPAKAQYEIRWPNVVRIERVFQPRLALDWAAVRPLVLDASQTPQVAELAPIIAGKPDVTKIERIELERLAREFRTQRIIFETARDVFDQMKHTWQGSREVLLAQLVRIVEQFIRSDRIAISPPLFYQDELRRRLLITLNMSRVVQHVWEAVRQENTERLTPVFDRDHPIRSTAETRTWYTGKPCERTKKSHINVCVYDSTWEASAAFVLDNSESVAAWAKNDHLGFEILYVYRGVIRKYRPDFLVRLANGTMLVLETKGRESEEDAVKHRYLDEWTQAVTAQGGFGQWHWAVAHHPGEIRDVLAANLT